A genomic window from Populus alba chromosome 19, ASM523922v2, whole genome shotgun sequence includes:
- the LOC118028916 gene encoding chalcone isomerase-like protein 2, with product MGTEMVNVDEIPFPPQIAITTKPLSLLGHGITDIEIHFLQIKFTAIGVYLEPEIVGHLQQWKGKPGNELAENDDFFEALIAAPVEKFLRVVVIKEIKGSQYGVQLESVVRDRLAEADKYEEEEEEALEKIVEFFQSKYMKKNSIITFYFPSTSPTAEIGFATEGKEESKIKVENANVVEMIKKWYMGGSRGVSATTISSLANTISTELAK from the exons A TGGGCACGGAAATGGTTAACGTTGATGAGATCCCTTTCCCTCCACAGATTGCAATTACAACGAAGCCATTATCTCTGCTTGGTCATG GAATTACCGACATCGAAATACACTTTCTCCAAATTAAGTTCACTGCAATTGGAGTTTACTTGGAGCCTGAAATCGTGGGCCACTTGCAACAATGGAAGGGGAAACCTGGAAACGAGCTAGCAGAAAACGATGATTTCTTTGAAGCCCTGATTGCcg CTCCCGTTGAGAAATTCCTGAGGGTCGTGGTGATCAAGGAGATCAAAGGCTCCCAATATGGAGTGCAGCTAGAGAGCGTGGTGAGGGACCGATTAGCAGAGGCTGACAAAtacgaggaggaggaggaggaagccCTGGAGAAGATCGTTGAATTCTTCCAGTCAAAGTACATGAAGAAAAACTCCATAATCACATTTTATTTTCCATCAACTTCACCTACAGCAGAG ATTGGATTTGCCACGGAAGGGAAGGAAGAGTCGAAAATCAAGGTGGAGAACGCAAATGTTGTGGAGATGATCAAGAAATGGTACATGGGTGGAAGCAGAGGGGTTTCAGCTACAACCATATCCTCCCTTGCTAACACCATTTCGACAGAGCTGGCTAAATGA
- the LOC118028884 gene encoding RING-H2 finger protein ATL74, whose amino-acid sequence MIIAMFALHHRPHRLLLETESSTQSAANGSRTRNIYNSEANFDTNMVIILAALLCALICALGLNSIVRCAIRCSRRFTFETPDQTAAHMAATGLKRSALRRIPVIIYGVAGIHLIATDCAICLGEFIGGEKVRVLPKCNHGFHVRCIDTWLVSHSSCPTCRQSLLEQPASSDATEIEVGIRHPGHDVPVAGDHEAG is encoded by the coding sequence ATGATAATAGCTATGTTTGCTCTACATCATCGTCCACACCGGCTACTCCTGGAGACAGAATCAAGCACCCAATCTGCAGCAAATGGAAGCAGGACACGCAACATATACAACAGTGAGGCCAATTTTGATACCAACATGGTGATCATCTTGGCAGCTTTGCTTTGTGCATTAATTTGTGCTCTTGGACTAAATTCTATAGTACGATGCGCCATACGCTGTAGCAGGAGGTTTACTTTTGAGACTCCTGATCAGACTGCAGCACATATGGCAGCAACAGGCCTCAAAAGGAGCGCATTGCGACGAATCCCGGTGATTATATACGGGGTGGCAGGGATACATTTAATCGCTACAGATTGTGCAATTTGCCTTGGTGAGTTCATAGGTGGTGAGAAAGTACGAGTTTTGCCCAAATGTAACCATGGATTTCATGTTAGGTGCATAGACACATGGTTGGTATCACACTCCTCCTGTCCAACTTGCCGGCAGTCACTACTTGAGCAACCAGCAAGTTCTGATGCCACAGAAATTGAAGTTGGGATTAGACATCCGGGACATGATGTTCCTGTTGCTGGAGATCACGAAGCTGGTTGA
- the LOC140955057 gene encoding uncharacterized protein, which produces MIQKLGIEETEASQMNGVLYESYGTSMAALKVMILTAMTITGTKFVHGRLPFERLKPDHIFSDADQAHVAEVLSSSSFEALMIPLITKTSMLVMKLEFSYTSKSQILDIIEHPCPSNPV; this is translated from the exons ATGATTCAGAAGCTTGGTATAGAAGAAACTGAAGCCTCTCAAATGAATGGTGTTCTGTACGAGAGTTATGGCACATCCATGGCTGCTCTCAAGGTTATGATTTTGACAGCCATGACTATCACAGGCACCAA ATTTGTTCATGGGAGATTGCCATTCGAGAGGCTAAAGCCTGATCAT ATATTCTCAGATGCCGATCAAGCACATGTGGCTGAAGTTCTCAGCAGTTCAAGCTTTGAGGCCCTAATGATCCCTTTAATTACGAAGACATCAATGCTTGTGATGAAATTGGAGTTCAGCTATACATCCAAAAGCCAAATTCTTGACATCATTGAACATCCTTGTCCTTCTAATCCTGTTTGA